In Malania oleifera isolate guangnan ecotype guangnan chromosome 8, ASM2987363v1, whole genome shotgun sequence, a single window of DNA contains:
- the LOC131163109 gene encoding cysteine protease RD19A-like — protein MDRLSHFLLCLLLLVAPLSAAAASAEIPEESDDPLIRQVVSGDDDDDEILLNLDHHFSAFKAKFGKTYASLEEHDYRFGVFKANLRRARRHQRLDPSAVHGVTQFSDLTPAEFRRNYLGLKPLRLPSDAHTAPILPTNDLPTEFDWRDHGAVTAVKNQGSCGSCWSFSTTGALEGAHFLATGELVSLSEQQLVDCDHECDPEERGACDSGCGGGLMTTAFEYTLKAGGLEREEDYPYTGTDRGTCEFDKTKIAASVSNFSVVSLDEDQIAANLVKNGPLAVGINAVFMQTYIGGVSCPYICSRHLDHGVLLVGYGSSGYAPIRFKEKPFWIIKNSWGENWGENGYYKICRGRNVCGVDSMVSMVAAIHTTTP, from the exons ATGGATCGCCTTTCTCACTTCCTCCTCTGCCTCCTGCTCCTTGTCGCGCCGCTATCAGCTGCGGCGGCGTCTGCCGAGATTCCCGAAGAGTCCGACGATCCTCTGATCCGCCAAGTCGTGTCAGgcgacgacgacgacgacgagATTCTTCTCAACCTCGACCACCACTTCTCCGCCTTCAAGGCCAAGTTCGGCAAAACCTACGCTTCCCTGGAGGAGCACGACTACCGATTTGGCGTCTTTAAAGCCAACCTCCGCCGAGCTAGGCGCCACCAGCGCCTCGACCCCTCCGCCGTCCACGGCGTCACTCAGTTCTCCGATTTGACACCCGCAGAGTTCCGGCGGAACTATCTCGGCCTTAAGCCTCTCCGGCTTCCCTCCGACGCTCACACGGCTCCCATCCTTCCCACTAACGATCTTCCCACCGAGTTTGACTGGCGTGATCACGGCGCCGTTACCGCCGTTAAAAATCAG GGTTCTTGTGGATCGTGCTGGTCTTTCAGTACAACTGGAGCATTGGAAGGAGCTCATTTTCTTGCGACCGGGGAGCTTGTGAGCCTGAGTGAGCAGCAGCTGGTGGATTGTGACCATGAG TGTGATCCGGAAGAACGGGGCGCCTGTGACTCGGGATGTGGTGGTGGGTTAATGACCACTGCCTTTGAGTACACACTCAAGGCCGGTGGACTTGAGCGAGAGGAGGACTATCCTTATACAGGGACTGATCGTGGTACCTGCGAATTTGACAAGACCAAGATTGCTGCATCTGTATCAAATTTCAGTGTAGTTTCCCTTGATGAGGACCAAATTGCAGCAAATTTGGTTAAGAATGGTCCTCTTGCAG TGGGCATCAATGCAGTTTTCATGCAGACATACATTGGTGGGGTTTCATGCCCATACATTTGCTCAAGGCATTTGGACCATGGGGTGCTTCTGGTGGGGTATGGTTCCTCTGGTTATGCTCCTATCCGCTTTAAGGAAAAGCCTTTCTGGATCATAAAGAACTCATGGGGAGAAAACTGGGGGGAGAACGGATATTATAAAATCTGCAGAGGTCGAAATGTATGTGGAGTGGACTCCATGGTCTCAATGGTGGCTGCCATCCATACTACCACTCCATAG